The Candidatus Poribacteria bacterium genome has a window encoding:
- a CDS encoding D-2-hydroxyacid dehydrogenase produces MKILLQGRVEGELLQRLESIVGDEHTFVTPSSREELIEEGKDADIFYGYCSEDLFPHLPNLKWIQSTSAGMDRHMYPALRESDVLLTNAAGLYGTHVADQAFALLLGLARGIHESVRNQDKHQWGGSRTMPMIEIDGFKIGIVGMGGIGMQMAKRAKGFDMYVIGVDAYRTDKPDNVDELVPMDQLSNVMSQVDVVMIACPLTEETRGLINKDNLSVMQPTAFFINIARGPIVNEPDLIEILKADKIAAAGLDVTEIEPLSADSPLWDFDNVIISPHSAGGSQHRARRITEFFLDNLERYLKGEELKNIVNKQLGF; encoded by the coding sequence ATGAAAATTCTACTTCAAGGACGTGTTGAAGGTGAACTCCTCCAGAGATTGGAAAGCATCGTCGGCGATGAACACACCTTTGTAACCCCAAGCTCACGCGAGGAACTCATTGAAGAAGGCAAAGATGCCGATATCTTCTACGGCTACTGTAGCGAGGACCTCTTCCCGCACCTACCGAATCTCAAATGGATTCAATCCACGAGTGCGGGTATGGACAGGCACATGTACCCCGCGCTCCGTGAGAGTGATGTTCTGCTGACAAACGCTGCTGGCTTATATGGAACACATGTTGCTGACCAAGCGTTCGCACTCCTACTCGGCTTGGCACGCGGTATCCACGAATCCGTTCGGAATCAGGACAAACACCAATGGGGCGGCTCAAGGACAATGCCAATGATCGAGATTGACGGGTTCAAGATCGGTATCGTTGGGATGGGTGGCATCGGGATGCAGATGGCGAAACGCGCAAAAGGATTCGATATGTACGTCATCGGTGTCGATGCCTATCGCACCGATAAACCGGATAACGTTGATGAATTGGTGCCGATGGATCAACTCTCAAATGTAATGAGCCAAGTGGATGTCGTGATGATTGCGTGTCCGTTGACGGAAGAGACACGGGGTCTTATCAATAAGGATAATCTATCTGTGATGCAGCCGACGGCGTTTTTTATCAACATTGCCCGCGGTCCGATTGTCAACGAACCAGATCTGATTGAAATTCTGAAAGCCGATAAAATTGCTGCGGCTGGCTTGGACGTCACCGAGATCGAACCACTCTCAGCAGATAGTCCGTTGTGGGATTTTGACAACGTTATCATTTCACCGCATTCGGCGGGAGGTTCACAGCATCGTGCGCGCCGTATCACCGAGTTTTTCTTGGATAACTTGGAACGGTATCTGAAGGGTGAAGAATTGAAGAATATTGTGAACAAGCAACTCGGTTTTTAG
- a CDS encoding HAD hydrolase-like protein codes for MEHGPQQALYDFEPQHEFFVGIDSDGCVFNSMEVKHNDCFSVNLVKHFGLASISRQVHQAWDFVNLYSKTRGTNRFKAILLVCDFLREMSLVQKMGVVVPELPYLREWSETETKLGNPALQTAIDNATGERLDELNQVMEWSLGVNESVEEIVYNLPPFPGVLETLQRLQGKSDVIVVSATPDEALQREWAEHEIDTYVALIAGQEMGTKTEHLTITTKDRYPENQVLMLGDSPGDLKAAQDVGALFFPVNPGSEDTSWQLFLDEAMGKFFDGQYAGAYEDALIDKFQELLPETPPWQ; via the coding sequence ATGGAACACGGACCACAACAAGCATTATACGATTTTGAACCGCAGCACGAATTTTTCGTCGGTATTGACTCGGACGGTTGCGTTTTCAATAGCATGGAGGTCAAACACAACGACTGCTTTAGCGTGAACCTCGTCAAACATTTCGGCTTGGCATCTATCTCGCGGCAGGTACATCAGGCATGGGATTTCGTGAATCTCTACTCAAAGACGCGTGGCACGAATCGGTTCAAAGCGATCCTGCTGGTGTGCGATTTCTTACGCGAGATGTCGCTCGTGCAGAAGATGGGTGTCGTAGTGCCGGAACTGCCCTACCTACGCGAATGGTCGGAAACGGAAACGAAACTCGGCAATCCCGCACTCCAAACTGCAATCGACAACGCCACCGGTGAGAGGCTCGACGAACTCAACCAAGTCATGGAATGGAGTCTCGGTGTGAACGAAAGTGTCGAAGAAATTGTCTATAACCTCCCCCCGTTTCCGGGCGTTTTAGAGACATTGCAACGACTTCAGGGAAAATCGGATGTCATTGTTGTTTCCGCTACACCGGACGAGGCTCTCCAACGGGAATGGGCTGAACACGAAATCGACACCTATGTCGCACTGATCGCCGGACAGGAGATGGGCACAAAAACAGAGCATCTTACGATAACGACGAAAGACAGGTACCCCGAAAACCAAGTCTTGATGCTCGGTGATTCACCCGGCGATCTGAAAGCAGCACAGGATGTAGGTGCGTTGTTCTTCCCTGTCAATCCGGGTTCCGAGGACACATCGTGGCAACTGTTCCTCGATGAAGCGATGGGCAAATTCTTTGACGGACAATACGCCGGTGCTTATGAGGACGCGTTGATTGACAAATTTCAGGAATTGTTGCCGGAAACCCCACCGTGGCAATAA